One Cynocephalus volans isolate mCynVol1 chromosome 7, mCynVol1.pri, whole genome shotgun sequence genomic region harbors:
- the SFXN2 gene encoding sideroflexin-2 isoform X1, with protein sequence MEADLSGFNIDAPRWDQYTFLGRVKHFFNITDPRTVFVPERQLDWAKVTVEKSRMGVVPPGTQVEQLLYAKKLYDSAFHPDTGEKMNVIGRMSFQVPGGMIITGFMLQFYRTMPAVIFWQWVNQSFNALVNYTNRNAASPTSVRQMALSYFTATTTAVATAVGMNTLTKRAPPLVGRWVPFAAVAAANCVNIPMMRQQELIQGICVKDKNHNDIGHSRRAAAIGITQVVISRITMAAPGMILLPVIMERLEKLHFMKKIKVLHAPLQVMLSGCFGQAQKTCGSSGELLPRHFWGQ encoded by the exons ATGGAGGCTGACCTGTCTGGCTTTAACATCGATGCCCCCCGTTGGGACCAATACACTTTCCTGGGACGGGTGAAACACTTCTTCAACATCACAGACCCCCGCACTGTCTTTGTACCAGAGAGGCAGCTAGACTGGGCCAAGGTGACGGTGGAGAAGAGCAG GATGGGGGTTGTGCCACCAGGCACCCAAGTGGAGCAGCTGCTGTATGCCAAGAAGCTATATGACTCTGCCTTCCACCCTGACACTGGGGAGAAGATGAACGTCATTGGTCGGATGTCCTTCCAGGTCCCTGGTGGCATGATCATCACAGGCTTCATGCTCCAGTTTTACAG GACGATGCCGGCGGTGATCTTCTGGCAGTGGGTGAACCAGTCCTTCAATGCTTTAGTCAACTACACCAACAGGAATGCAGCTTCCCCCACATCAGTCAG GCAGATGGCCCTTTCCTACTTCACAGCCACAACCACTGCGGTGGCCACTGCTGTAGGCATGAACACGTTGACGAAG AGAGCTCCACCCTTGGTGGGCCGCTGGGTGCCCTTTGCCGCCGTGGCTGCAGCTAACTGTGTCAATATCCCAATGATGCGACAGCA GGAACTCATCCAGGGCATCTGCGTCAAGGACAAGAATCACAATGATATCGGTCATTCCCGG AGAGCTGCAGCCATAGGCATCACCCAAGTGGTTATTTCTCGGATCACCATGGCAGCTCCTGGCATGA TCTTGTTGCCAGTCATCATGGAAAGGCTGGAGAAACTGCATTTCATGAAG AAAATCAAGGTCCTGCATGCCCCATTGCAGGTCATGCTGTCTGGGTGCTT TGGCCAAGCTCAGAAGACCTGTGGTTCATCTGGAGAGCTCTTGCCCCGTCATTTTTGGGGGCAGTAG
- the SFXN2 gene encoding sideroflexin-2 isoform X2, protein MEADLSGFNIDAPRWDQYTFLGRVKHFFNITDPRTVFVPERQLDWAKVTVEKSRMGVVPPGTQVEQLLYAKKLYDSAFHPDTGEKMNVIGRMSFQVPGGMIITGFMLQFYRTMPAVIFWQWVNQSFNALVNYTNRNAASPTSVRQMALSYFTATTTAVATAVGMNTLTKRAPPLVGRWVPFAAVAAANCVNIPMMRQQELIQGICVKDKNHNDIGHSRRAAAIGITQVVISRITMAAPGMILLPVIMERLEKLHFMKKIKVLHAPLQVMLSGCFLIFMVPVACGLFPQECELPVSYVEPELQDTIKAKYGELVPYVYFNKGL, encoded by the exons ATGGAGGCTGACCTGTCTGGCTTTAACATCGATGCCCCCCGTTGGGACCAATACACTTTCCTGGGACGGGTGAAACACTTCTTCAACATCACAGACCCCCGCACTGTCTTTGTACCAGAGAGGCAGCTAGACTGGGCCAAGGTGACGGTGGAGAAGAGCAG GATGGGGGTTGTGCCACCAGGCACCCAAGTGGAGCAGCTGCTGTATGCCAAGAAGCTATATGACTCTGCCTTCCACCCTGACACTGGGGAGAAGATGAACGTCATTGGTCGGATGTCCTTCCAGGTCCCTGGTGGCATGATCATCACAGGCTTCATGCTCCAGTTTTACAG GACGATGCCGGCGGTGATCTTCTGGCAGTGGGTGAACCAGTCCTTCAATGCTTTAGTCAACTACACCAACAGGAATGCAGCTTCCCCCACATCAGTCAG GCAGATGGCCCTTTCCTACTTCACAGCCACAACCACTGCGGTGGCCACTGCTGTAGGCATGAACACGTTGACGAAG AGAGCTCCACCCTTGGTGGGCCGCTGGGTGCCCTTTGCCGCCGTGGCTGCAGCTAACTGTGTCAATATCCCAATGATGCGACAGCA GGAACTCATCCAGGGCATCTGCGTCAAGGACAAGAATCACAATGATATCGGTCATTCCCGG AGAGCTGCAGCCATAGGCATCACCCAAGTGGTTATTTCTCGGATCACCATGGCAGCTCCTGGCATGA TCTTGTTGCCAGTCATCATGGAAAGGCTGGAGAAACTGCATTTCATGAAG AAAATCAAGGTCCTGCATGCCCCATTGCAGGTCATGCTGTCTGGGTGCTT CCTCATCTTCATGGTGCCAGTGGCATGTGGGCTCTTCCCACAGGAATG TGAATTGCCCGTGTCCTATGTGGAACCAGAGCTCCAAGACACCATCAAGGCCAAGTATGGAGAACTTGTGCCTTATGTCTACTTCAATAAGGGTCTTTAA
- the ARL3 gene encoding ADP-ribosylation factor-like protein 3, whose amino-acid sequence MGLLSILRKLKSAPDQEVRILLLGLDNAGKTTLLKQLASEDISHITPTQGFNIKSVQSQGFKLNVWDIGGQRKIRPYWRNYFENTDILIYVIDSADRKRFEETGQELAELLEEEKLSGVPVLIFANKQDLLTAAPGSEIAEGLNLHTIRDRVWQIQSCSALTGEGVQDGMNWVCKNVNAKKK is encoded by the exons ATG GGCTTACTCTCAATTTTGCGCAAATTGAAAAGTGCACCGGACCAGGAGGTGAGAATCCTTCTCCTGGGCTTGGATAATGCTGGCAAGACTACTCTTCTAAAACAGCTTGCATCTGAAGACATCAGCCACATCACACCTACACAG GGTTTTAACATAAAAAGCGTACAATCACAAGGTTTTAAACTGAATGTATGGGACATTGGTGGACAGAGGAAAATCAGACCATACtggagaaattattttgaaaataccgATATTCTT ATATATGTAATTGACAGTGCAGACAGAAAAAGATTTGAAGAGACGGGTCAG GAACTAGCTGAATTACTGGAGGAAGAAAAGCTAAGTGGTGTGCCGGTGCTCATCTTTGCAAATAAGCAGGATTTGCTCACAGCAGCCCCTGGCTCTGAAATCGCTGAAGGACTTAACCTGCACACCATCCGTGACCGAGTCTGGCAGATCCAGTCTTGCTCTGCTCTCACAGGAGAGGGCGTTCAG